One window of Dehalobacterium formicoaceticum genomic DNA carries:
- the istA gene encoding IS21 family transposase, whose product MITMNIKQQILMMHIHEGKSRREIAKITGINRDTVGKYIGQYEEGRQQLLSSGSADIQALVDTLTSAPKYTVGIRPKRKMTDEVVNRIQFYLDENETKRNQGRHKQQKKAIDIFEALEAEGTQLSYSTVLRTIRSLERKPKEAFIKALYELGDICEFDWGEVKLKINGKFQVFQMAVFTTAYGNYRFAYLFTKQTTECFQEAHALFFQHIGQVYRTMVYDNMKVAVKRFIGTEKEPTQGLLQLSLYYGFQYRFCNIRKGNEKGHVERSVEVVRRKAFAFRDEFESLEEANQYLQDVCTKRNRKSHDEYNGQTAEERLEEERPALLPTLPPFDAARVIYGRVNKYSTIIVDQNRYSVPDHLVGESIMIKAYATRVRCFHQESLVAEHVRLTGNHEWRLDLNHYLDTLRKKPGAFAGSAAWQQAPKRIKEIYETYYTKQDKEFIQLLQYIRDDVPFAEVEQAIRELEKIHPAQVTTDKIKVLCARNRDAMPVVQPNLSKTGKEIVERSAQQLRMYDDMFDTHTPKAKEDVA is encoded by the coding sequence ATGATCACAATGAACATCAAGCAACAAATTTTAATGATGCATATTCATGAAGGGAAATCGCGCCGGGAAATTGCGAAAATAACAGGGATCAATCGGGACACCGTAGGAAAGTACATTGGACAATATGAGGAAGGGAGACAGCAATTATTGTCGAGCGGGTCGGCAGATATCCAGGCACTAGTCGACACCCTCACTTCTGCCCCCAAGTATACTGTGGGCATTCGACCCAAAAGAAAAATGACTGACGAGGTTGTGAACAGGATCCAGTTCTATCTTGACGAGAATGAAACTAAGCGAAATCAGGGGCGGCACAAGCAGCAAAAAAAAGCCATTGATATCTTTGAAGCACTGGAAGCCGAGGGTACTCAACTAAGTTACAGTACCGTTCTTCGAACCATTAGAAGCTTGGAACGGAAACCAAAGGAAGCGTTTATTAAGGCTCTGTATGAACTTGGAGACATTTGCGAATTTGATTGGGGTGAGGTTAAACTAAAAATTAATGGAAAATTTCAAGTTTTTCAGATGGCCGTATTCACAACGGCTTACGGGAACTATCGCTTTGCTTATCTGTTCACCAAACAAACAACAGAGTGTTTTCAGGAAGCACACGCCCTGTTTTTCCAGCATATCGGCCAAGTGTATCGTACCATGGTGTACGATAACATGAAAGTCGCGGTGAAAAGGTTTATTGGAACGGAGAAGGAGCCGACGCAAGGATTGCTTCAATTGTCGCTCTACTATGGTTTTCAGTATCGGTTTTGCAATATTCGCAAGGGCAACGAAAAAGGTCATGTGGAGCGAAGCGTCGAGGTCGTTCGCCGAAAAGCCTTCGCTTTTCGGGACGAATTTGAATCCCTGGAGGAGGCAAATCAATATTTGCAGGATGTGTGCACTAAGCGTAATCGTAAGTCCCATGATGAGTACAACGGCCAGACGGCGGAGGAACGATTGGAAGAAGAGCGCCCCGCATTGCTGCCCACCCTTCCACCATTTGATGCAGCTCGCGTGATTTATGGACGGGTGAACAAATATTCCACCATCATCGTTGATCAGAATCGTTACTCAGTACCGGATCATTTGGTAGGTGAATCGATCATGATTAAAGCATATGCGACCCGGGTGCGATGCTTCCATCAGGAATCCTTGGTAGCGGAGCATGTGCGATTAACCGGCAACCACGAGTGGCGGCTTGATCTGAATCATTATTTGGATACGCTAAGGAAAAAACCTGGTGCATTTGCCGGTAGTGCGGCATGGCAGCAGGCTCCTAAAAGGATAAAAGAAATATACGAAACATATTATACCAAACAAGACAAGGAATTTATACAGCTATTGCAATATATTCGAGACGATGTCCCATTTGCGGAAGTCGAGCAAGCTATTCGGGAGCTGGAGAAAATTCATCCGGCTCAAGTGACTACGGATAAAATTAAAGTGCTTTGTGCTAGGAATCGTGACGCGATGCCTGTTGTTCAACCAAATCTCTCGAAAACGGGAAAAGAGATTGTAGAGCGGTCAGCACAGCAGCTTCGCATGTACGATGACATGTTTGATACCCATACACCAAAAGCAAAGGAGGACGTTGCATGA
- a CDS encoding copper amine oxidase N-terminal domain-containing protein, producing MGVVIDGEKVNLKLPTYEEAIKNRVLVLVNGKYLHTVFGTGAEPFVENGRTMIPLRAIADAFGFEVDWEQSEEKIILTKDDKTIILHMGEPEILVDGETVYFEDAVPMIKNSRTFLPVGKIAEILGVQVEWDGETRTATFIAE from the coding sequence ATGGGGGTGGTGATTGATGGTGAGAAAGTTAACTTGAAGCTTCCCACCTATGAAGAAGCAATTAAAAATCGTGTCTTAGTCCTTGTAAACGGGAAATACCTGCATACTGTATTTGGGACCGGAGCGGAGCCATTTGTTGAAAATGGACGAACAATGATTCCATTAAGGGCAATCGCGGATGCATTCGGTTTTGAAGTAGACTGGGAACAAAGTGAAGAAAAAATTATCCTGACAAAAGACGATAAAACAATCATTTTACACATGGGAGAGCCGGAGATACTGGTTGATGGGGAAACGGTGTATTTTGAAGACGCAGTACCCATGATTAAAAACAGCAGGACTTTTCTGCCTGTAGGAAAGATTGCTGAAATACTTGGGGTTCAGGTTGAATGGGATGGAGAAACACGAACAGCGACATTTATTGCTGAATAG
- the tnpA gene encoding IS66 family insertion sequence element accessory protein TnpA yields MTKVEKCQMWKSRVNEFKSSGQTATAWCTAHELKINQLRYWMRKFKSESKSAEKKMQWLSVEIGGLEVSEPQEALPVRVGKATIEVRPGFNPKLLSDVVKTLSVI; encoded by the coding sequence TTGACCAAAGTTGAAAAGTGCCAAATGTGGAAATCCAGGGTGAATGAATTTAAATCGAGTGGCCAAACGGCTACAGCATGGTGCACAGCACATGAATTGAAGATCAATCAGCTGCGCTACTGGATGCGTAAGTTTAAGTCAGAAAGCAAGTCAGCAGAGAAGAAAATGCAGTGGCTTTCCGTGGAGATCGGCGGGTTAGAAGTAAGCGAACCTCAAGAAGCTTTGCCCGTTCGTGTAGGCAAAGCAACTATTGAAGTGCGTCCGGGATTCAATCCCAAACTTCTCTCTGATGTCGTTAAGACGCTATCAGTTATTTGA
- the tnpC gene encoding IS66 family transposase: MENITESDANHPQTDEHIQSLKDKISVQEHQIEELSAKLKWYEEQFLLSQKRRFGASSEKTNPDQLSFFDEAEQEADPKASEPTVEEITYKRRKTKGKNDKMLEDLPVETVEYHLSDEEQTCPQCGEHLHQMSKEIRKEIKVIPAQVKVVKHVRHVYACRNCEKNDISTPVITAPMPAPVLPGSFVSPSLMAFVMDRKYTLAVPLYRQEQQFKHFGIDLSRQTLANWMIHGANDWLVHLYNRMHTKLIEHEILHADETILQVLREEGRTAANKSYMWLYATGHTDVPIYLYDYRTTRASKHPQNMLDGFNGYLHTDGYIGYNGIPGVKPVGCFAHARRYFSDALKALPKGSDQTSSVAKEGLDYCNQLFHLEQGFKDLDADERYDKRLEQSKPILDVFEAWLRTKKRQVLPKSALGKAIDYSLKQWDKLCAFLLDGRLEISNNRAERAIKPFVIGRKNFLFSNTPKGATASAIIYSMIETAKANHLSPFHYLTYLFEKLPNIDLGNMAQLDALLPWSDTLPESCKVSSNN; encoded by the coding sequence ATGGAAAACATAACTGAATCAGACGCAAACCATCCTCAAACGGATGAACATATACAAAGTCTTAAGGACAAAATTTCTGTTCAAGAGCACCAAATCGAAGAGTTGTCCGCTAAGCTGAAATGGTACGAAGAACAGTTCCTTTTAAGCCAGAAGCGGCGATTCGGTGCATCCAGCGAGAAAACCAATCCAGATCAATTAAGTTTCTTCGATGAAGCGGAACAAGAAGCCGATCCTAAGGCATCTGAACCAACGGTTGAGGAAATTACATATAAAAGACGCAAGACCAAGGGCAAGAACGACAAAATGCTTGAGGATCTTCCCGTAGAGACTGTAGAATACCACTTATCGGATGAAGAACAAACTTGCCCACAGTGTGGTGAGCATTTACATCAAATGAGTAAAGAAATCCGAAAGGAGATCAAGGTTATTCCAGCTCAGGTTAAGGTAGTCAAACACGTACGACACGTATATGCTTGCCGTAACTGTGAGAAAAATGACATCTCCACGCCGGTGATCACTGCACCCATGCCTGCCCCTGTGCTTCCGGGTAGCTTTGTCTCGCCCTCTTTAATGGCGTTTGTGATGGATCGAAAATATACTCTTGCTGTTCCGCTTTACCGCCAGGAGCAGCAATTCAAACACTTTGGTATCGATTTATCTCGCCAGACACTGGCCAACTGGATGATTCACGGTGCGAATGATTGGCTTGTTCATCTGTACAACCGCATGCATACCAAGCTAATTGAGCATGAGATTTTACATGCGGATGAAACGATATTGCAAGTGCTGCGTGAAGAAGGAAGAACAGCCGCTAACAAATCATATATGTGGCTGTATGCTACAGGTCATACGGATGTGCCGATCTATCTTTATGACTATCGTACGACCAGAGCCAGTAAGCATCCGCAAAACATGCTTGACGGTTTTAATGGATATTTGCATACTGATGGCTATATAGGGTATAACGGCATTCCAGGTGTCAAACCGGTCGGTTGCTTCGCTCATGCCAGAAGGTATTTTTCTGATGCACTCAAAGCCTTGCCAAAAGGCTCCGACCAGACATCTTCTGTTGCGAAAGAAGGGCTGGATTATTGTAACCAGCTTTTTCACCTAGAGCAAGGGTTCAAGGATCTGGATGCTGACGAGCGATACGACAAGCGTTTGGAACAAAGCAAACCGATTCTTGATGTCTTCGAAGCCTGGTTAAGAACGAAGAAAAGACAGGTTCTTCCGAAAAGTGCTTTAGGAAAAGCCATTGATTACAGCCTGAAGCAGTGGGATAAACTGTGCGCGTTCTTGCTTGATGGTCGGCTGGAAATCAGTAATAACCGAGCAGAACGAGCCATCAAGCCTTTCGTAATCGGAAGAAAAAACTTCCTCTTCAGTAACACTCCGAAGGGTGCTACGGCCAGTGCAATCATCTACAGCATGATTGAGACGGCAAAGGCCAACCATCTGAGCCCTTTTCATTATTTGACGTATCTATTTGAGAAGTTGCCCAACATTGACTTGGGAAATATGGCTCAACTGGATGCTTTGCTCCCATGGTCGGACACGCTTCCGGAATCCTGCAAAGTTTCTTCAAATAACTGA
- the tnpB gene encoding IS66 family insertion sequence element accessory protein TnpB (TnpB, as the term is used for proteins encoded by IS66 family insertion elements, is considered an accessory protein, since TnpC, encoded by a neighboring gene, is a DDE family transposase.), with product MMLGRVDTVYLAAGATDLRKSIDGLAVIVQEHFRLDPFSRHLFVFCNRKKDKVKVLEWGGDGFWLHYKRLEKGHFQWPDGNSQSLAVSQREFRWLLDGLPLHQASANPEISERIII from the coding sequence ATGATGTTAGGCCGAGTAGACACGGTTTATCTTGCAGCCGGCGCAACGGATCTTCGCAAGTCTATCGATGGCTTGGCTGTAATCGTGCAAGAGCATTTCCGCTTGGATCCATTCTCTAGGCATCTTTTTGTCTTTTGTAATCGCAAAAAGGACAAAGTCAAAGTCCTAGAATGGGGTGGCGATGGATTCTGGCTCCATTACAAGCGCCTCGAGAAAGGACACTTTCAGTGGCCAGATGGCAATAGCCAGTCACTTGCTGTCAGCCAGCGAGAATTTCGATGGCTGCTCGATGGTTTACCCCTTCATCAGGCAAGTGCCAATCCGGAAATAAGCGAGAGAATCATCATATAA